A window of Parasynechococcus marenigrum WH 8102 contains these coding sequences:
- a CDS encoding helix-turn-helix transcriptional regulator, with amino-acid sequence MRQSRLIRLSEVKEMTGLSRSTIYSHMSQGLFPKQSKVGTRIAVWLESDILSWIEQTTKQ; translated from the coding sequence ATGAGACAGTCAAGGTTGATCAGATTGTCGGAAGTCAAAGAAATGACTGGCCTATCAAGGTCGACGATTTACTCACATATGAGCCAAGGTTTATTTCCTAAGCAAAGCAAGGTCGGTACGCGCATTGCTGTCTGGCTCGAATCAGATATTTTGAGCTGGATTGAACAGACCACCAAACAATAA
- a CDS encoding tyrosine-type recombinase/integrase, with amino-acid sequence MGLAVREYLATSRHRESTRKDYANCLNNQVLPVLGAETPLSCFAFSDVQRDGRTGRRIVLDMKKDLEKRAPVQADKALMVLRQVFGYAIDQGWMSEPNPAQGSRHARSSHVVQHHPTLTADQLPTFFERLNFNETKGSLVVRSAVKLLFLSFLRVGSLAGIRWSEIDEGESILTIPAERMKSKKSHLVPLTQPMIDVLEPLKDLTGDTGYVFDTGRGGCYPHMNPASINAYLIKLGYQGLLRAHGVRSIPLTIGQDILGYKPEVIQRQLAHAIGDKVRQAYDRSTLLKERRDFMIAWSDYLLDQGLEG; translated from the coding sequence TTGGGATTGGCGGTTAGGGAATATCTGGCCACGTCTCGTCATCGCGAGTCGACACGCAAGGACTACGCCAACTGCCTGAATAACCAGGTGTTGCCGGTCTTGGGAGCTGAGACGCCGCTTAGTTGCTTTGCCTTCTCTGATGTGCAACGGGATGGACGCACAGGACGGCGGATCGTGCTGGATATGAAGAAGGATCTGGAAAAGCGTGCTCCAGTCCAGGCGGATAAAGCCTTGATGGTCCTTAGGCAGGTCTTTGGTTATGCCATTGATCAGGGCTGGATGTCAGAACCAAACCCTGCTCAGGGATCGCGGCATGCACGGTCGTCCCACGTTGTCCAGCATCATCCAACTCTGACGGCGGATCAATTGCCCACATTTTTTGAACGATTAAATTTCAATGAGACGAAGGGCTCTTTGGTTGTTAGGTCTGCAGTTAAATTATTGTTTTTATCATTTTTAAGAGTTGGTTCGCTGGCTGGTATCCGATGGTCTGAGATTGACGAGGGAGAGTCAATCTTGACGATTCCAGCTGAGAGGATGAAAAGCAAGAAGTCACATTTGGTTCCGCTGACCCAACCAATGATTGATGTCCTAGAACCGCTTAAAGACTTAACAGGTGATACTGGATATGTTTTTGACACTGGTCGTGGTGGTTGCTATCCCCATATGAATCCAGCATCGATTAATGCTTATCTAATCAAGTTGGGATATCAAGGACTCCTGCGGGCACATGGGGTTCGCTCTATTCCGTTGACGATTGGACAGGACATCCTTGGCTATAAACCAGAAGTGATTCAGCGTCAATTGGCTCATGCAATTGGAGATAAAGTGCGTCAAGCTTATGACCGATCTACCTTGTTAAAAGAGCGCAGAGATTTCATGATTGCTTGGTCGGACTATCTGCTGGATCAGGGGCTTGAGGGTTAA
- a CDS encoding Arm DNA-binding domain-containing protein, with protein MPQTSLNDSQVRALQAGPKRSTHALGNSLLLVVEPALKGGSKRFVGRYRFPPGRSGKQKEYSLGVYGRGHGQLTLKEARDTWTKIRAWGLDSGEDLHVYKQSVLPA; from the coding sequence ATGCCGCAGACCTCCCTCAATGACTCGCAAGTCAGGGCTCTGCAGGCCGGTCCAAAGCGTTCAACCCATGCTTTGGGCAATTCCCTCTTGCTGGTGGTGGAACCGGCTTTAAAAGGCGGCAGCAAGCGTTTCGTGGGGCGTTACCGGTTCCCTCCAGGACGCTCTGGAAAACAAAAGGAGTACTCCCTCGGGGTCTACGGCAGAGGGCATGGTCAGCTGACCTTGAAGGAGGCCCGTGACACCTGGACCAAGATCAGAGCTTGGGGTCTCGATAGCGGAGAGGACCTACATGTCTACAAGCAGTCGGTGCTCCCGGCCTAG
- the glyQ gene encoding glycine--tRNA ligase subunit alpha, translating into MHFQDIISTLQRFWADQGCLLLQPYDTEKGAGTMSPHTVLRAIGPEPWAVAYPEPCRRPTDGRYGDNPNRAQHYFQFQVLIKPSPDGIQETYLASLAALGIKAADHDIRFVEDNWESPTLGAWGVGWEVWLDGMEVTQFTYFQQCGGIDCKPVSIEITYGLERLATYLQDVESIWDLSWNAERNYGDIWLPFEKGQCHFNFEGSDPERLKQLFAIYEAEASDLIEKKLPAPALDFVLKCSHTFNLLEARGVISVTERTATIGRIRTLARRVAEAWLAEREALGFPLLEGGTLPSAA; encoded by the coding sequence GTGCATTTTCAGGACATCATCTCGACCTTGCAGCGCTTCTGGGCGGATCAGGGATGCCTGCTGCTGCAGCCCTACGACACCGAGAAAGGGGCCGGCACCATGAGCCCCCATACGGTGCTGCGGGCGATCGGTCCGGAACCCTGGGCCGTGGCCTATCCCGAGCCCTGCCGCCGGCCCACCGATGGTCGCTACGGCGATAACCCCAACCGGGCTCAGCACTACTTCCAGTTCCAGGTGCTGATCAAACCCTCCCCAGACGGCATCCAGGAGACCTACCTGGCCTCCCTGGCAGCCCTGGGGATCAAGGCTGCCGACCACGACATTCGCTTTGTGGAGGACAACTGGGAATCCCCCACCCTTGGTGCCTGGGGTGTGGGCTGGGAGGTGTGGCTGGATGGGATGGAGGTGACCCAGTTCACCTACTTCCAGCAATGCGGCGGGATCGACTGCAAACCGGTGTCGATCGAAATCACCTACGGCCTCGAGCGCCTGGCCACGTATCTCCAGGACGTGGAGAGCATCTGGGATCTGAGCTGGAACGCTGAGCGCAACTACGGCGACATCTGGCTGCCCTTTGAAAAGGGGCAGTGCCACTTCAACTTCGAAGGCTCCGATCCCGAGCGGCTGAAGCAGCTGTTCGCCATCTATGAGGCCGAGGCCTCTGACTTGATCGAGAAGAAGCTTCCGGCTCCAGCACTGGATTTCGTGCTCAAGTGCAGCCACACTTTCAACCTGTTGGAAGCCCGCGGCGTGATCTCGGTCACCGAACGCACCGCCACCATCGGTCGGATTCGCACCCTGGCCCGCAGGGTGGCGGAAGCCTGGCTGGCGGAGCGGGAAGCGCTGGGATTCCCGCTGCTGGAGGGGGGAACACTTCCGTCAGCAGCCTGA
- the ubiE gene encoding bifunctional demethylmenaquinone methyltransferase/2-methoxy-6-polyprenyl-1,4-benzoquinol methylase UbiE → MKPGDPAAVEQLFDSVASRYDQLNDLLSLGLHRQWKRQLQCLLRPAAGETWLDLCCGTGDLALELARRVRPGGSVLGLDAAAAPLELARHRQSRQPWLNVVFQQGDALSTGLPDASADGIVMAYGLRNLADPVVGLKEMARLLKPGRLAGVLDFNRLTTAGPAADFQRFYLRRLVVPVASAAGLKEEYAYLEESLKRFPDGTAQERLALEAGFAEARHHTLVAGQMGMLLLKR, encoded by the coding sequence GTGAAACCAGGTGACCCCGCTGCAGTTGAGCAGCTGTTCGATTCGGTCGCATCCCGTTACGACCAACTCAATGACCTGCTGAGCCTTGGGCTGCATCGTCAGTGGAAGCGCCAGTTGCAGTGCTTGCTCCGGCCTGCAGCCGGCGAGACCTGGCTAGATCTCTGCTGCGGGACGGGGGATCTCGCCCTTGAGCTGGCCCGGCGCGTACGGCCCGGTGGCTCAGTGCTGGGTCTGGATGCTGCGGCAGCACCGCTGGAGCTCGCCCGTCACCGCCAAAGCCGTCAGCCCTGGCTGAATGTTGTGTTCCAGCAGGGGGATGCCCTGTCCACGGGGCTGCCGGATGCCTCGGCCGATGGGATTGTGATGGCCTATGGCTTGCGCAACCTCGCGGATCCGGTGGTGGGACTGAAGGAGATGGCCCGTCTGCTCAAACCAGGTCGCCTCGCTGGTGTACTCGATTTCAATCGCCTGACGACGGCAGGGCCTGCCGCGGACTTCCAGCGGTTTTATCTGCGTCGGCTTGTGGTGCCGGTGGCGTCTGCGGCGGGTCTTAAGGAGGAGTACGCCTATCTGGAGGAGAGCTTGAAAAGGTTCCCCGATGGCACGGCTCAGGAGCGTTTGGCCCTGGAGGCGGGATTTGCAGAGGCCAGGCATCACACCCTGGTGGCGGGGCAGATGGGAATGTTGCTGTTGAAACGGTGA
- the hisF gene encoding imidazole glycerol phosphate synthase subunit HisF → MVALRLIPCLDVARGRVVKGVNFVGLRDAGDPVELACRYSGAGADELVFLDIAASHEGRGTLIDMVHRTAESVTIPFTVGGGISTVEGITDLLRAGADKVSLNSSAVRRPELVREGAERFGCQCIVVAIDARRRDGDGWDVFVKGGRENTGLDAVDWARRVAELGAGEILLTSMDGDGTQAGYDLALTRAVADAVPVPVIASGGAGCIDHIAQALETGPDGGHASAALLASLLHDGVLTVEEIKQDLLARGLSIRP, encoded by the coding sequence ATGGTTGCTCTCCGCTTGATTCCCTGCCTGGATGTCGCCCGCGGACGGGTGGTGAAGGGCGTCAACTTCGTCGGTCTGCGAGACGCCGGTGATCCTGTGGAACTGGCCTGTCGCTACAGCGGCGCCGGGGCGGACGAGCTGGTCTTTCTTGACATCGCGGCCAGCCACGAAGGCCGCGGCACCCTGATCGACATGGTGCATCGCACCGCCGAATCGGTCACGATTCCTTTCACTGTGGGTGGTGGGATCTCCACGGTGGAGGGCATCACCGATCTGCTGAGGGCCGGGGCCGACAAGGTGAGCTTGAACTCCTCTGCAGTGCGACGGCCTGAGTTGGTGCGTGAGGGGGCTGAGCGTTTTGGCTGTCAGTGCATCGTTGTGGCGATCGATGCCCGCAGGCGGGATGGGGATGGCTGGGACGTTTTTGTGAAGGGTGGGCGCGAGAACACCGGTCTGGATGCGGTGGATTGGGCACGACGGGTGGCGGAGCTCGGTGCTGGCGAAATTCTGCTGACCTCCATGGACGGCGATGGCACCCAGGCCGGCTACGACCTTGCCCTGACCCGTGCAGTGGCCGATGCGGTCCCGGTGCCCGTGATCGCATCCGGTGGGGCCGGTTGCATCGACCACATCGCCCAGGCCCTGGAGACAGGACCGGACGGTGGACATGCCTCCGCTGCGCTGCTGGCCTCCCTGTTGCATGACGGTGTTCTCACGGTCGAGGAGATCAAGCAGGATCTGCTGGCGCGAGGTCTATCGATTCGTCCGTGA